In Desulfuromonas acetoxidans DSM 684, one genomic interval encodes:
- a CDS encoding alpha-L-glutamate ligase-like protein, which yields MWFKSLRDMGILGMNARNIEFIGRYNQRKLYPLVDDKLKTKKLAQRFDIPAPKLHFVIREQHRLRNAENLFRKLDGFAIKPAKGSGGKGILVIKTQEQGRFVTTSGVRLGLTDIKRHISNILAGLYSLAGTPDVAIVEELVEFSDMFTGFSHQGVPDIRIIVFQGYPVMAMLRLATQRSDGKANLHQGAIGVGLDIATGTSLDAVLFSLPLEVHPDTGRILSEIDIPGWQEILYLAARCHDMTGLGYIGTDIVLDSDNRPLLLELNARPGLSIQVANGQGLLPRLRHIEKLKRKHDAAQERVNYVLTTFGATASL from the coding sequence ATGTGGTTCAAAAGCTTGCGAGACATGGGCATTCTCGGCATGAACGCTCGCAATATTGAGTTCATTGGCCGTTACAACCAGCGCAAACTCTATCCGCTGGTGGACGACAAGCTGAAAACCAAAAAACTTGCCCAACGTTTTGACATCCCCGCGCCAAAGCTGCATTTCGTCATCCGTGAGCAGCACCGGCTGAGAAACGCGGAAAATCTGTTTCGCAAACTCGACGGCTTTGCCATCAAGCCGGCTAAAGGCTCCGGCGGTAAAGGGATTCTGGTGATTAAAACCCAGGAACAGGGCCGATTTGTCACCACCTCAGGCGTTCGTCTCGGGCTCACCGATATCAAACGCCATATCTCTAATATTCTCGCCGGACTCTACTCCCTGGCCGGAACCCCGGACGTGGCGATTGTCGAAGAACTGGTGGAGTTTTCCGACATGTTCACCGGCTTCTCCCATCAGGGGGTGCCCGATATCCGCATTATCGTCTTTCAGGGCTACCCGGTAATGGCGATGTTGCGTTTGGCCACCCAACGCTCCGATGGCAAAGCCAACCTGCATCAGGGGGCCATCGGTGTCGGACTTGATATCGCCACCGGTACCTCACTCGACGCCGTGCTATTCTCCCTGCCACTGGAGGTTCATCCCGATACCGGCAGAATTCTGTCTGAAATTGACATCCCCGGCTGGCAGGAGATCCTTTACCTGGCCGCACGCTGTCATGATATGACCGGCCTTGGCTATATCGGGACTGATATTGTCCTCGACAGTGACAACCGTCCGCTGTTGCTAGAACTCAATGCCCGACCTGGCTTGTCCATTCAGGTCGCCAATGGTCAGGGCTTATTGCCCCGCTTGCGCCACATTGAAAAACTCAAGCGTAAACATGATGCTGCTCAAGAGCGGGTTAACTACGTATTAACGACATTTGGAGCGACGGCCTCTTTGTAG
- a CDS encoding inactive transglutaminase family protein, giving the protein MPRVLFYSVIVALFVLGLGLMWVRHAQTNAPLLPGEQAEVWLVEAKINFAAKGGPVRVSLDIPDHLPRFKIVNEQAASPGYGFSIIDAGGGNRRAVWTVRNSTGPQTLYYKVQVTAEPLSETRWAAAPPAPMDIFWEESQLGAARHVLELAHARSDSVLTMCSELIKLVNAGDKDQNVSLLLSSMPVEILLERLLNDAGIPTRIIKGLHLEENRHNLLLAPVLNVYDGEGWVMFDPTSGKQGPPENFMLWNLDDFSLLDVSGGRSSKVSFAVTRQSISAKQLALDGPEQTRFSLFDMQRLPVEEQNMLKVMLLIPLGALVVVFMNVLVGLRTSGTFMPILIALSFLQTALLPGLVSFVAIVSFGLLLRSYLSHFNLLLVARISTIVILVLMIIVFSSLFGYQIGLNSGMTVTFFPVIIIAWTIERMSILWEDQGPREVVLQGGGSLLVAVCAYLLMSWPTAAYLSFNFPEINLIVLALIMTMGNYTGYKWTELRRFRALRLKLRL; this is encoded by the coding sequence ATGCCTAGAGTTCTTTTCTACAGTGTTATTGTCGCGTTATTTGTACTTGGGCTGGGGCTAATGTGGGTGCGTCATGCTCAGACCAACGCACCGCTGCTCCCCGGTGAACAGGCCGAAGTGTGGTTGGTTGAGGCCAAAATCAATTTTGCCGCAAAAGGCGGACCGGTGCGGGTCAGTCTGGATATTCCGGACCATCTCCCCCGCTTCAAAATAGTCAATGAACAGGCGGCGTCTCCGGGGTATGGTTTTTCCATTATTGATGCCGGTGGAGGCAACCGCCGGGCGGTGTGGACGGTACGCAATTCCACCGGACCCCAGACTCTTTATTACAAAGTGCAGGTGACTGCCGAACCACTGTCAGAGACCCGTTGGGCCGCCGCACCACCAGCCCCGATGGACATTTTCTGGGAGGAATCCCAGCTTGGTGCAGCGCGCCATGTGCTGGAGCTTGCTCATGCCCGGTCAGATTCAGTCCTGACCATGTGCAGTGAATTGATCAAGCTGGTGAATGCCGGCGATAAAGATCAGAATGTCTCGCTGCTGTTGTCTTCCATGCCGGTCGAAATTTTACTGGAGAGGTTGCTTAATGATGCCGGGATTCCAACCCGGATTATCAAGGGGCTTCATTTGGAGGAAAATCGTCACAATCTGCTGCTTGCCCCAGTGCTCAACGTTTATGACGGCGAGGGTTGGGTGATGTTTGATCCGACCTCCGGGAAGCAGGGACCGCCGGAAAATTTTATGTTGTGGAACCTGGATGATTTCTCCCTGCTGGATGTCAGCGGTGGACGGAGTTCCAAGGTTAGTTTTGCGGTGACCCGACAGAGTATTTCTGCCAAGCAGTTAGCTTTGGATGGCCCTGAACAGACCCGTTTTTCCCTGTTTGATATGCAGCGGCTACCGGTGGAAGAACAGAATATGCTCAAGGTGATGTTGCTGATTCCGCTGGGCGCTCTGGTGGTGGTCTTCATGAATGTTTTAGTTGGGCTGCGGACTTCCGGCACCTTTATGCCGATTCTCATAGCGCTGTCGTTTCTGCAAACCGCTCTGCTACCCGGCCTGGTCAGTTTTGTCGCCATTGTTTCCTTTGGCCTGCTGCTGCGCAGTTATCTGTCCCATTTTAATCTGCTGCTGGTGGCGCGTATTTCCACCATCGTGATTTTGGTGCTGATGATTATTGTCTTTTCGAGTCTGTTCGGCTATCAGATCGGATTGAACTCCGGCATGACCGTGACATTTTTTCCGGTGATCATTATTGCCTGGACCATTGAACGGATGTCGATTTTATGGGAAGACCAGGGCCCGCGCGAAGTGGTGCTGCAGGGGGGCGGCAGTCTGCTGGTGGCCGTCTGTGCCTATCTGCTGATGAGCTGGCCAACCGCCGCCTATCTCAGTTTCAACTTTCCCGAGATCAACCTGATTGTGCTCGCTTTGATTATGACCATGGGCAATTACACCGGCTATAAATGGACCGAATTGCGTCGCTTCCGGGCCTTGCGGCTCAAGTTGAGGCTGTGA
- a CDS encoding RimK/LysX family protein: MGNTLVALSTKGDFLMIRRFYFFSVLVAVPLLLTTAGCKPYFVLATQQDKIMLEQVLDQETQQLDQLDRLTGRLESMQDDLVANQSQTVTELQQKMANQDEQLVALKKQLAELNQAFDSLKQERFADVVRYNDMQSVAVDTDTTTRQVIGAVEQVYISPPGVLLNARIDTGATTSSIDARNIEPFERDGKRWVRFEISDPENDEPVVLECRVVRRVKIIQAITEEKERRYVVELLVALGNVTRSAEFTLSDRAHVEYPVLIGRNILMDSMTVDVSKKFLSVPTHSR, translated from the coding sequence ATGGGAAACACTCTTGTGGCGTTGTCCACCAAGGGAGATTTTTTAATGATACGACGTTTTTATTTTTTCAGCGTTTTGGTTGCAGTGCCCCTGTTGCTGACAACCGCCGGCTGCAAGCCTTATTTTGTGTTGGCCACCCAGCAGGACAAAATCATGCTGGAGCAGGTGCTGGATCAGGAGACACAGCAATTGGATCAGTTGGATAGACTGACCGGGCGACTCGAATCGATGCAGGATGATCTGGTTGCCAACCAATCGCAGACGGTTACTGAGTTGCAGCAGAAGATGGCCAATCAAGATGAACAGTTGGTGGCGTTGAAAAAACAGCTCGCTGAACTGAATCAGGCCTTTGACAGCTTAAAGCAGGAGCGTTTTGCGGACGTGGTGCGTTACAACGATATGCAAAGTGTAGCTGTTGACACCGACACAACGACCAGACAGGTGATTGGTGCGGTGGAGCAGGTGTATATTTCTCCGCCCGGTGTTCTGCTCAACGCCCGCATCGATACCGGGGCCACAACCTCCTCCATTGATGCCCGCAACATCGAGCCGTTTGAGCGCGATGGTAAGCGCTGGGTTCGTTTCGAGATCAGCGACCCGGAAAATGACGAGCCGGTTGTTCTTGAGTGCAGGGTCGTGCGTCGGGTCAAGATTATCCAGGCTATCACCGAAGAGAAAGAGCGCCGTTATGTCGTTGAACTGTTGGTTGCCCTCGGTAATGTCACTCGTAGTGCTGAGTTTACTCTGTCGGATCGGGCGCATGTTGAATATCCGGTGTTGATTGGCCGCAATATTCTCATGGACTCGATGACCGTGGATGTCAGTAAGAAGTTCCTTTCCGTTCCCACCCATTCGCGCTAA
- a CDS encoding MgtC/SapB family protein — protein MWADDPMVNSPFLLILKLVLAFVAGTLIGIEREKHGRPAGLRTHILVCVGACLMMVVSEGVFFKFGDLSAQSVVRLDPGRIGAQIITGIGFLGAGVILKEGVSVRGLTTAACLWYVAGLGMAFGMGMFLIGAVATALALIALIAMKKLEPVLKKDRFLNLCVVTGSDVDVLDQLQQVFTNHQVFVSNIEQDVNLMEKQRRYDFVLTRHQQRIGRELVGEILELNGVIRVRYK, from the coding sequence ATGTGGGCGGATGATCCGATGGTTAACAGCCCGTTTCTGTTGATTTTAAAGTTGGTTCTGGCATTTGTTGCCGGCACCCTGATCGGTATTGAACGCGAAAAACATGGCCGTCCGGCCGGACTGCGCACCCATATTCTGGTGTGTGTCGGTGCGTGTCTGATGATGGTGGTGTCCGAGGGGGTGTTTTTCAAATTTGGCGATCTTTCGGCACAAAGTGTTGTGCGCCTTGATCCGGGGCGTATCGGCGCGCAGATTATTACCGGTATCGGATTTCTCGGTGCCGGGGTGATCCTTAAGGAGGGGGTGTCGGTACGTGGACTGACCACGGCCGCCTGCCTGTGGTATGTGGCCGGCTTGGGCATGGCCTTCGGTATGGGCATGTTTCTCATTGGCGCAGTTGCCACGGCCCTGGCCCTGATCGCCCTGATTGCCATGAAAAAACTGGAACCGGTGCTGAAGAAAGACCGTTTTCTTAACCTGTGTGTGGTGACCGGCTCTGATGTGGATGTGTTGGATCAATTGCAGCAGGTGTTTACCAACCATCAGGTGTTTGTGTCCAATATCGAGCAAGATGTCAATCTGATGGAAAAGCAACGTCGCTACGACTTTGTCTTGACCCGCCATCAACAACGGATCGGCCGGGAACTGGTCGGAGAAATTCTCGAACTCAACGGTGTGATTCGAGTGCGTTACAAGTAG
- a CDS encoding ABC-F family ATP-binding cassette domain-containing protein: MIHLTDITKQHGNRVLFKHASLQIPAGSRTGLVGPNGAGKSTIFRLITGEEALDNGDITCNKKTVIGYFSQDVGDMTGRSALEEVVAASEATVALGERLKKMEARMCEPLDDDEMTTLLEQYGEVQQEFEHRGGYDLESRAQAVLTGLGIAPQDHARPVEQFSGGWKMRIALARILTLNPDVLLLDEPTNHLDMESIIWLENWLMDDYTGAVVMTSHDRDFMNRLVSRIIEVGNGTITTYSGNYDFYLTEREIRREQLLASHRRQQEMLAKEEEFISRFAARASHAAQVQSRVKKLEKIERIELPPEQKRIHFEFAEPPRSGDDVVTFNDLGKIWPQPEGEDKQVLSNVSGLVRRGEKIAVVGVNGAGKSTFLKLLHGDTEPTTGEVTIGANVHTGYFSQHSMELLDPNKTVFETVQDALPQLTFGVLRNLCAAFLFQGDDVDKRVDKLSGGEKSRLVLATLLGRPLNLLILDEPTNHLDIQSREVLLEALQGFQGTLLLVSHDRHFLRSLVNRVFEIRHGGMTAYEGDYEYYLDKTGHDHRAL; encoded by the coding sequence ATGATTCATCTCACCGACATCACCAAACAGCACGGCAATCGCGTTCTGTTCAAACATGCCAGTCTGCAGATTCCGGCGGGCAGCCGTACCGGCCTGGTCGGGCCCAACGGTGCCGGAAAATCCACCATCTTTCGCCTGATCACCGGCGAAGAGGCGTTGGACAATGGTGACATCACCTGCAACAAGAAAACCGTCATCGGTTATTTTTCCCAGGATGTCGGCGACATGACCGGACGCTCGGCCCTTGAAGAGGTGGTCGCTGCCTCCGAAGCCACCGTCGCCCTCGGTGAGCGTCTCAAAAAAATGGAGGCACGCATGTGTGAGCCGTTGGACGATGATGAGATGACCACGCTGCTCGAACAGTACGGCGAGGTCCAGCAGGAGTTTGAGCATCGCGGCGGTTACGATCTCGAATCGCGCGCCCAAGCGGTGCTCACCGGCCTCGGCATTGCACCACAGGATCACGCCCGACCCGTCGAACAGTTCAGCGGCGGGTGGAAAATGCGCATCGCCCTGGCGCGGATCCTGACTCTCAATCCCGACGTGCTGCTGCTCGACGAGCCGACCAACCACCTCGACATGGAATCGATCATCTGGCTGGAAAACTGGCTGATGGACGACTACACAGGCGCCGTAGTCATGACCAGCCACGACCGCGACTTTATGAATCGGCTGGTCAGCCGGATTATCGAGGTCGGCAACGGCACCATCACCACCTACAGTGGCAACTACGACTTTTACCTCACCGAGCGCGAGATCCGCCGCGAACAACTGCTGGCCAGTCACCGCCGCCAGCAGGAGATGCTGGCCAAGGAGGAGGAGTTCATCAGCCGCTTTGCCGCCCGCGCCTCCCACGCCGCCCAGGTGCAGTCACGGGTGAAAAAGCTGGAAAAGATCGAACGGATCGAACTGCCACCGGAGCAGAAACGGATTCACTTTGAATTTGCCGAACCACCGCGCAGCGGTGACGACGTAGTAACCTTCAACGATCTCGGCAAAATCTGGCCGCAGCCGGAAGGCGAGGACAAGCAGGTGCTCAGCAACGTCAGCGGCCTGGTGCGCCGCGGCGAGAAAATCGCCGTGGTCGGGGTTAACGGTGCCGGTAAGTCCACCTTCCTCAAGCTGCTTCACGGCGACACCGAACCGACTACCGGTGAGGTGACCATCGGTGCCAATGTTCACACCGGCTATTTCAGTCAGCACTCCATGGAACTGCTCGACCCGAACAAGACCGTGTTTGAAACCGTGCAGGACGCCCTGCCCCAGCTCACTTTCGGGGTGCTGCGTAACCTGTGCGCGGCGTTTCTGTTTCAGGGCGATGATGTGGATAAACGTGTGGATAAGTTATCCGGTGGGGAAAAGTCGCGGCTGGTGCTGGCCACATTGCTCGGTCGACCGCTCAACCTGCTGATCCTTGACGAACCAACCAACCACCTTGATATCCAGTCGCGCGAGGTGTTGCTGGAGGCCCTGCAGGGCTTTCAAGGCACCCTGCTGCTGGTCAGCCATGACCGCCACTTTCTGCGTTCACTGGTCAACCGGGTGTTTGAGATCCGCCACGGCGGCATGACCGCCTACGAAGGGGATTACGAATACTATCTGGATAAAACCGGTCACGACCACCGGGCGTTGTAG
- a CDS encoding Fic family protein gives MEHSLENAVGYHYGKFPPENLDYGRLVQPLVEATDALARYDQMLKNMHNSEILLAPLRNQEAVISSRMEGTVSTMDEILQYEADYSGESGEVGDVRSEVIETILYQRALKATQQAMSDGYGLSKSLIKSIHQRLLSLGRGAKKSPGQFKTEQNYLADKFKKNILFVPISPESLESGLDHLFEYIHNSTEPVLIKTGITHVEFEALHPFKDGNGRIGRMLITLMMWNCGLISAPHFYISGFLEENKDTYIDTMRSVSETGDWESWCVFFLKALEQQAIRNLEIAENIKTLYEEMKSKFSELLSSKWSVNALDFVFTNPVFRNNKFTNNSGIPSGTAARFTRILLDEGLIITKAEASGRRPALYSFEPLMQLVRV, from the coding sequence ATGGAGCACAGTTTAGAAAATGCGGTTGGCTATCATTACGGAAAGTTTCCTCCTGAGAATCTTGATTATGGACGCCTGGTGCAACCTCTCGTAGAGGCAACCGATGCTTTAGCACGCTATGACCAGATGCTGAAAAATATGCACAATAGTGAAATATTGCTCGCACCTTTGCGAAATCAAGAGGCCGTCATTTCCTCGCGGATGGAGGGAACGGTGAGCACAATGGATGAAATTTTGCAATATGAAGCGGACTATAGTGGTGAATCAGGTGAGGTCGGTGATGTGCGATCTGAGGTTATTGAAACAATTTTGTATCAACGTGCATTGAAGGCAACGCAGCAAGCTATGTCAGATGGTTATGGCCTTTCGAAGTCTCTGATTAAATCAATCCATCAACGCTTGTTGTCTTTGGGGCGTGGAGCTAAAAAATCACCAGGACAATTTAAAACCGAACAAAATTATTTGGCGGATAAATTCAAAAAAAATATCCTGTTTGTGCCAATTTCTCCGGAATCCTTGGAATCCGGTTTGGATCATCTTTTTGAATATATCCATAACAGCACAGAACCTGTTTTAATCAAAACAGGGATCACTCATGTCGAGTTTGAAGCCCTTCATCCATTCAAAGACGGTAATGGCCGTATAGGGCGAATGCTTATTACATTGATGATGTGGAACTGTGGTCTGATTTCCGCACCTCATTTTTATATCAGTGGCTTTCTCGAAGAGAATAAAGACACTTATATTGATACAATGCGAAGCGTCTCTGAAACAGGAGATTGGGAGAGCTGGTGTGTCTTTTTTTTGAAAGCTTTAGAGCAGCAAGCGATTAGAAATTTAGAGATTGCTGAAAATATAAAAACTTTATATGAAGAGATGAAGTCTAAGTTTTCAGAATTGTTGTCTTCAAAATGGAGCGTAAATGCCTTGGATTTTGTTTTTACAAATCCCGTATTTAGAAATAACAAATTTACAAATAACAGCGGAATCCCTTCTGGAACTGCTGCCCGGTTTACGCGTATTCTTTTAGATGAAGGACTAATTATTACGAAAGCAGAAGCCTCTGGTCGCCGCCCAGCGCTTTATTCTTTTGAGCCGTTAATGCAATTGGTCAGAGTTTAG